The stretch of DNA GATTTTGACAAAACCTCAAACGATTAATATTGCATTAGATAAACCTGCTGAAGGAGTTTTGCAAGCAGCTTATCTAACTTATGATCATCAAAAAACACCTTTGATTCATAGTTTGTTGGCAGATAAACCAGAGTATGAGCGAATTTTAATTTTTACGTCTACCAAACGAAAGGTATTTGATATTGTTCGTTCGCTTAGAAAAGAGGGCTATTCTGTCGCTGGAATTTCTTCTGATTTGGATCAGGATAGTCGAGAAAAAGTATTGCTGGAGTTTAAACAAAAAACGGTTCGTATTCTTGTTGCTACTGATATATTGAGTCGTGGGGTCGATATCAAAGACATTAATTTGGTCATCAATTATGATGTTCCAGGCGATGCTGCTGATTATGTCCACAGGGTAGGACGTACCGCTCGTGCTTCTACTACAGGGGTTGCATTGACCTTGGTGAATGAGGACGATATGTATAAATTTTCTAGAATCGAAAAATTAATCGAGTCAAAAATTCCTCAAATACGACTTCCTCAAGCGTTGGGTGATGGTCCAGAATATAAGTTGCGTGGAGGTGGGCGAAAAAAGAAATACAACAACAAGAATAAAAATGCCAACCGTTCTAAAGGGACTAATTATAGAAAAAAAACAGGCAATAGAAATTCAAAAAATAAGTCGCAAAAGACAAAGAACAAATAAGTAGAATGGACGGACGGAACAGAACAGATATAAAGGTAGGAGCAGAAGTAGCTATTGTGCTAAAAAAGGATCAAGCTACGGGATTGTTGACTGAGGGCTATGTTAAAAATATACTAACCAAAAGCAAATTTCATCCACATGGCATAAAAGTACGCCTAGATACTGGTGAGGTGGGGCGTGTAAAAGAAATTTTAGACGATGGGGAATAAGTTTTTTTAGAACACTGTGTACTTAGTTCCACATATCAATAGGTCGAATTTCAAAACCCTTGTCTAATAATTGCATTAATAAACCACAGTCGTAGCGTAGATGGTACCAACCAATAGCTACAAAACAGTTGTGTTCCTCCAAGTATTGAGGTAACAAGTCAGCCCACTGCTTATTCCGTTCCGTTATAAGTGGATAAATCGTAGGGCATGGATCTCTGAACGCAAAGGGCAGTTCCATATCTCGATAGTCCATGACAAAGTCACATTCATCTTCCAAGGTATGGTGGTTGGATTTAAGTCCTTTTATCAAAATTTTGAGACGTTTAATTTGAAGAATTTCAGAATTTCGAGGGACATATTCTTCTTTGAGCTGCTTAAATCGATCTTCTCCTTTTTCAAATCCTTTGGTTGGGATATTATACATTGCTGCCAAATTCTCTATATAGGTATCCATATTCCGAAAATCATCTCGTTCGCTACACCCTTCGCAGACATCTCTAAAATATTCTAAACTAAGGTATAAATCGAGTTCGTGCAAATGAAGTTTTTGATACGGCTTGCCTTGAAATTTTTCAGCAATAAATTGCAATTCACTTCTATTCAATAACTTTTCCAACGTTGGGTTATCAACCCTGTCTTTTACTACAGTCCAAAGATTAGCATCATTGCCAATCGTTTGTAAGAGTACTAAATCGGCCTGCTTTAATTTTTTGTAGGCTGTGGACATGGTATGAAAAAATTTGCTTCCAAAAGCATGCGAAGTACCTAAAATATAAGAAGTTTTATCATGAACGGTGTCCTTGACTTCCCATAGAACGGTATGATAAATGGTATGGTTAAACTGAGCATGGCTACATTTTGCCCCCAATAGGCTAAATATACAAAATAAATAAAATCGCATATCTTATGTTTTTTTAGTACGTGGTAGGGGCGTATATCACAAAGTAATAGCGAATTCAGTTGGCTCGTTTATGAGCGTGACCACTTATGTTAAAACGATTCATCATGCTCCATTTTAGTAGACCTACTGGTATAGTTTGGGAATGTTTAGGCGCTAAAAATGCTCTTTTGATAGAGAAATTTTTTTCTTTTTTATAAAAAAAAGAAAATGGACGAAGTATTAATTCAAAGACTATGAATAAAAAACTACATTTGTGTTGAATCAAATTTCCTGAATGGCTGAGTTGATTGTGAAGTATAAAGTTAACAAAATTGATCGAAATATTAACCATAAGAAATCAGCATTATTTATTCGATTTGCGCATGGGGGGAGTTTGTGAATGTTATTTTGTTGCTTCCGTTTTGTTTTATTCATACTTACTTAATGGGCGAATTTCGTGAGGCAATATAGCGAATGCCATTGTTCTGATTGGATAAAAAAACGTCAAAAAAACGAAATAAATAAGCATACAAAGTACTAGCTGAAAATCTGCCAATTAGTTGTATTGGGGAACCATTATTTAATTTATTAATCTACTTAAGATGAGAGTTTTATGGATAATTATTGTAACATTCATAGCATTTGAAGTTACAGCACAAGATAAAGAGTTAACATTGGAAGATGCCGTAATTGGACAATGGAGGCAATTTTATCCAACACATATTAGTAACCTAGTTTGGAGAGCAGAAGGGGATGTGGTTACTTTTCGTTCGGAGGATGCTAAGAAGATAATGACACAAAAAGTAGGCTCAAAAGAGGCAACGGAGTTATTTAATCTAGATGCTTTGAACAAAGCGCTTGGCGAAGAATTAAGTGCAATGCCTTTTATTCGTTGGGAAGCAGAGCGTGAATTTAGTTTTAAATATGGAGGGCAGCTATTTGGAATGCTTTTGACAGGAAACAAAATTACTAAAAAGAACGTAGTTTCTATGCCAAAAGCTGCTAATATAGATTATCACAAAGCTTCTCAACAAGTTGCCTTTACAAAGGATCATAATTTGTGGATTCAGAATAAAGAAGGGGATGAAGTTGCGGTTACAACATCTGAAGATGCTAATATTGTTAGCGGACAAGCGATTGCTCGTCATGAATTTGGGATAAGCAAAGGAACGTTTTGGTCGCCTAATGGAGCGTTTTTGGCCTTTTATCAAAAGAATGAAATTGATGTAGCAGATTACCCCTTGCTAGACATCAGTACCACACCAGGAAGTTTGAAAACAATTAAATATCCAATGGCTGGACAAAAAAGCGAATATGCGAGCATTGGTATTTATGATACAAAAACCAATAAAACAGTTTATTTAAAAGTAAAAGGGCCAAAGGATCAATATCTAACCAATTTGGGCTGGGGACCAGAAGAGAAATTTGTTTATGTTGCTGTTGTAAACAGAGAACAAAATCATGCTTGGCTCAATAAATATGATGCGTTAACAGGAGATTTTATCAAGACCTTATTTGAAGAAAAACACAGCAAATATGTTGAACCAGAACATCCTGTTTGGTTTATTCCTGGTAACAACAAGGAATTTTTGTGGTGGTCAGAGCGTGATGGTTTTATGCACTTGCACCGCTTTAATACGGATGGAAAATACCTTGGACAAGTAACAAAAGGCAAGTGGGTAACCTTGAATATTCTAGGGTTAGATCATACTGGCAAAAATATCTTGGTTACGGGAACCGATGAGTCTGGCTTGAATACAACGCTTTATTCTGCTCCGTTGGCAGGAGGGAAAGCGTCTAAGCGATTGGTGCAAACAGATGGTATCCACCGCTTTTCTTTGAGTAGTTCTAAAAAATATGTGGTTGACAATTATTCTGATATTAAGACACCGCATATTTCTCGTATTATTGACCTAAAAGAAAAGACTAAAAATACCTTGCATATTGCTAAAAATCCTTATGAAGGTTATAAAATTGCTAAACCAGAATTGCTTACCCTAAAAGCTAAAGATGGAACCCCCTTGCAGGCTCGTATGATCAAACCAGCAGATTTTGATCCAACTAAAAAGTATCCTGTTATCGTTTATGTTTATGGTGGTCCTCATGCACAAATGGTCAAAAACAGTTGGTTGGCTAGTGCTAGCTTGTGGATGTATCATGCAGCCAACAAAGGTTATTTGGTTTTTACATTGGATAATAGAGGGTCTGCTAATAGAGGGCTTGAATTTGAAAATGTAATCCATAGACAGTTGAGTAAGAATGAAATGGAAGATCAAATGGTAGGTGTTGATTATTTAAAAACACTGCCTTATGCTGATACCGATAAAATGGCGGTGCATGGTTGGTCTTATGGTGGTTTTATGACGACTTCGTTGATGCTAAAATACCCAGATGTATTTAAGGTAGGTGTTGCTGGTGGACCTGTAACCGACTGGAATTATTATGAGGTGATGTATGGCGAGCGTTATATGGATAAACCAGAAGAAAATCCAGAGGGATATAAAGAAACACAACTTAAAAATTATGTAAAAAATCTAAAAGGAGACCTTTTGTTGATTCACGGAACGGTAGATGATGTTGTTGTTATGCAACATAATTTAGCACTTGTTCAAGCCTTTGTTGATAATGGTATCCTAATGGATTTTTTCCCTTATCCAATGCATCCACACAATGTAAGAGGAAAGGATAGAATTCACTTGATGAATAAGGTTTTGACTTATATCGATGAAAAACTAGCTAAGTAATTAAAGAACAAATATAGACCATTCGCTAAGTACAGCGTATTTAGCGAATGGTTACTTACCGTTGAGTAACTGAGAAAAGACATGGGAACGATCCATAAAAAAATAGATCAAGCAATAATTGATGACTTGTTAGTGACCATTCCGAGGGGAACGGTTGATATGAGAGATGATCGAACCAAAAAAACTTGGTCGGTTAACATTGATTGTTTTAAACTATCTAAGTTTCCAATAACGCAAGCATTGTATAGAACAGTAACTGGCAATAATCCTTCAACATTCATGGGGGATCAACTACCAATTGAGACTGTTTCTTGGATTGATGCAGTAAATTTTTGCAATGAATTATCAGAATCTTTCGGAAAGGATAAATGCTATACCATTGATGTAACAACTGGAATTGCTGCCTTGAATTCTGAAGCCAATGGGTTTCGATTGCCCACAGAGGCGGAATGGCAATATGCTTGTCAGGCAGGAACGAAAGATATTCGGCATGGAGCATTAAATGAAATTGCTTGGTTTAAAGACAATTCCAATAATCAAACTCAAGCAGTGGGACAAAAAAAACCGAACAATTGGGGGCTTTATGATATGTTGGGAAATGTTTGGGAATGGTGTTCAGATATTTATGATGAAACGGTTTACGGAACCTATCGTGTCTTTCGGGGGGGCGGTTGGTGCGACCAAGAAAGGAGTGTTATGGCAACAACTCGAAGAAGAAGCCATCCTTTCTCGTTTAAAATAGATGACCTAGGATTCAGAATAGGAATGAACTCAAAAAAATAAAAAATAACCGCTAATAGGCGTATCGTTCATGGCTGAGAACCAAAGCCACGATACCGTGCACAAAACGCAATAATTAATATGGGACTAATTGCTTTAGAGGGGATGGAGTTTTATGCTTATCATGGCTTTTATGAAGAGGAACAATTAATAGGAGGGGATTATATTATTGATGTATATTTGGATACCGATTTTGATGCAGCTTCCTATAACGATGAGTTGGATGTTACGATTAATTATGAAACAATTTATCGTATTGTGAAGGTAGAAATGCAAAAAAACTCTAAATTGTTGGAAGCCATAGCAAGGCGAATCATTGAGAAAATAATAGGTATTTGCAAGACCGTACAAGCCATTAAAATTCGAGTGACAAAAAAACATCCTCCTTTGGGGGCTAGTGTACAACGAGCTTTTATAGAGCTAGAAGAAAGCTATGTGGTTCAGTGCAATAAATGTAAACGTCCTTTTCTTTCTCATCATCATGGAGATTGTTGGACCAAACATGGACAGATTTACCCTGAAACACGGGCAACATTAACCCGTACCTTTGGGCCTAATATTTGTTATAATTGCTTGCTTCCTCATTTTATTAAGGCTCGAAAAGATTAGCAGTAAAGGGCTTTATTTGGTTACCTAAAATCTGAGTGTTGGATAAAAGCTTAATTTTAGATTGGCGTGCTTTTGGTTTAACAAGGAATGTACTTATAATTTAATAACTCATAATAGTCTAAGAATAATGAAAAGAATTACTATTTGGATGTTTTGTTTTTTAACAGCATTTTCTTTATCTAACTGCGATACAGTACAAGATATTGTTAATACCACTTTGGGCAGTAGTTCAAGTAGTGGTGGTGGTCTAAGCAACGACCAGATTGTTTCGGGCTTAAAGCAAGCCCTAATACAAGGGACTTCAAATGGAGTGAATGTATTATCAGTAAAAGATGGTTTTTTCAAAAATGCAGCCGTGAAGGTATTGTTTCCGCCAGAGGCTCAAAAGGTAGAAAAAACATTGAGAGATGTTGGAGCAGGACAAATTGTAGATTTGGCCGTAGAAAAAATCAATCGTGCTGCTGAAGATGCCGCAAAAGGAGCGAAGGATATTTTTATCAACGCAATTACCAAAATGACGGTAAATGATGCCATGAACATATTAATGGGAGCCGATAATGCTTGCACCAATTATCTCAGAAAATCTACTTCTTCTGCTTTGTTTACTTCCTTTAATCCTGTCATCAAAAAATCGCTCAACCAAGTGGGGGCTTCTGATGCATGGGGAACGGTAATGACCAATTATAATAGAATCCCATTTGTAGAAAAAATCAACCCAGATTTGGACGATTATGTAACCAACAAAGCAATGGATGGGGTATTTCACATGATTGAAAAAGAAGAGAAATTAATCAGAAAAGATCCCGTTAAGCGAGTAACTGATTTGCTTAAAAAGGTATTTGGAATGCAAGACAAAAAATAATTTGTTGTTTTGGAGGTTGGGCTTTTGTGTTTTATGGATTGAAATAGAGCCGAAATTGAAAACCAAGCCATGAAATGACGAAAAAAAAGTCTTAAAATTATAGCTTTCGCTGTACAACTTGAAGTATCTTCTCGTTTGTAAGGTAAAAAAATGTCCTTGCTTATAGAGAATAATGCTTCAAGTTTTTTTTTGCATAACTTCTTTGTAAATTTGACGAATTCAAAATTTGAAACCTCTACCCAATAAAACAGGTTGGACTGTGGTTGGGAAGATATTATTATTAAAGTTGATGTAGCATACAAACTTTTTTTAATAATAGATACTTCCACGGAAGTATTGGGTTAAACAAACAGAACAAAAATTTATGACCATTTTGAAAGCATTTTTCAAGTTGTACTTGTTGAGTTTTTTAATGTTATATACTTATCGTAGCAATGCTCAACAACTAAGTTTAGTACCACTTGAAAGCAACCCTGTTATTCTAAAACATTTAAAAGATCATCCTTTGAGTGCTGCTAGAAATAACCAAGTTTGTCCCACCGATACCTTGACCTTGCCATTTTTTGATGATTTTGCAACAACCAACATTTATCCTAATTGCAGTCGTTGGCAAGACAATCACGTTTTCATTAATGCTGATATGGCCTATAATCCTCCTTCGGTAGGAGTGGCAACATTTGATGGGCTATCGCCTAATGGTTCTCCTTATGATGCGCTGTCATCTCCAGCTTTGGGCAAACCTGCCGATACCTTAACTTCACAGCATATTAATTTGTCGGGAAAAACGAGCAACGATGCTATTTTTTTGAGTTTCTTTTACCAAAAACAAGGCTTGTCGGATCGCCCTGAAGTACAGGATTCTTTTATCCTAGAATTTAAAGACATCAACGATGTTTGGGTAAGAGTATGGGAAGAAGAAGGGGTAGCCGATTCGGTATCTTCTAATGTTATTCTTCCTTTCGAGCAGCAATATATAGCAATAGACAGTACTTATTTTCTATACGATGGATTTCAATTTCGTTTTAGAAATTTAGCCGCTATTGCGGGAAACAACGATCATTGGCACTTGGATTATGTGATGTTGGATGAGAATAGAACCAATAATGCAGATACCTTGCACCCAACATATGGTAGTTATGCGGATGTAGCATTTACACATCGAGCTTCTTCTCCATTAAAAGATAACTTGACCGCAATGCCTTGGAGGCATTTTGATGCTGCAACTTGCTGGGGAACAACGTTGAAAATCCAGAATTATAACCACAACCATAGTCAGGTTGCTACCTTGGATAGACAATGTACGGTCAATGAAATCAGCCCCAATACTACTTCTTTGTTGGTAGAAGGGATTCCTGCTGTAGGAGCTTATGGACCAAGTCCTAATACGAATGATAGTTTAACGCATACCATTGTGAATAACTATGCTACATTCAACCCAATCGAGAAAACAGTTTTGGAAACCACTTACACGATCTTAAATCCATCTGGTTTTCAAAGTAATCCTATTTTTGAGCCCAATGATACAACTCGAACACAGACGGTTTTGGATAATTATTTTGCTTATGACGATGGAACCGCCGAAACTCGCATCATTGCTCAAGGATTAGGAACTAAAATAGCAGTAGAATACAAAGCAGAGGTAACCGATACGCTTCAAGGTATTTATATTCACTTGCCTTACTTTAGAAATAGAGATGCTGAAAGAGATTTTGTAAATATCAAAGTTTGGGTAGATAGCTTGTCCAATGATTCAGAAGTTTTTTCTAGAGATTTGCACCATTTGCGTTATAGATGGGGATTTAACGGGTTTTATTTTGTAGATTTAGTCGATTATAATGGCGATAAATTTTTGATCCCATTACATGCTGGACAAACTTTTTATGTAGGTTGGCAACAATCAATTGGTACAAATGTGCCTGTTGGTTTTGATCGAAGTACAGACAATAAAGACAAAACTTGGGTTGGAGTTGGTTCTACTTGGACAAATTCAACCGTTAGTGGTAGCGTTATGATTCGTCCTTTGTTGTCTCCTGATAGCAATTATACGCTAATTCCTGTTCAACGATTAGAAGAAGCGACTAATAATTTGACGATTTATCCAAATCCTACCAAGGACATTTTAAATTTAGAATTAGAGCATTACGAACAAGTTGATGGCTATACCATCAGTATTCACAATGCACTAGGACAAATCGTTTATACAGCTGGTTTCGAACAACAACTTAATTTAGGAACATGGAACACTGGTTTGTATATTTTGACATTGAGAAATGAGCAAGGGAAAACGATTGCGCAACAAAAAATTATAAAACACTAGACTAGAACGGTGCAAAAATATATTTTTGCACCGTTTCATATTGTTCGTAAAGCAGCAAAATCTGTTTTGAGGACAATGGAATAATGAATAAAAGTAACTAGAAAAAAAGAACATGAAAGTAGATATTTTAGCAATTGGTGTACACCCCGATGACATAGAATTATCTTGCTGTGGAACGTTATTGCATCATATTGCAATGGGAAAAACAGTGGGGTTATTGGATCTTACTTGTGGTGAATTAGGAACGAGGGGAACGGCAGAAATTCGTCTACAAGAAGCAGAAAATGCTTCTCAAATGATTGGCGCAGTGGTAAGGGGAAACTTAGAAATGGAGGATGGCTTTTTTGAGTACACCAAAGAAAATATGCTTAAAATTGTAGAAATCATTCGTTTGATGCGCCCTGAAATTGTTTTGGCGAATGCAATCTCTGATCGTCATCCCGATCATGGACGAGCGGCTAAATTAACTGCTGATGCTTGTTTTTATGCAGGTCTTCGTCGAATTGAGACAGAGTGGGAAGAGGAAGCACAAGAGGCTTGGAGACCCAAAGCAGTTTATCATTATATTCAAGATCATAATTTGAAACCAGATTTTGTAGTGGATATAAGCCCTTATATGGACCGAAAAATTGAAATTATTCAAGCTTATAAATCTCAGTTTTACGATCCTAATTCAAAAGAGCCTAAAACGCCAATCTCTGGAATGGATTTCTTGGAGTCCATTAAGGGCAAAAATGCAATGTATGGTCGCCCTGCTGGATTTGCTTATGGGGAAGGTTTTATGGTAGCGAGAACCATTGGGGTAAACAATATTTTTGACTTGGTATAACAATCTAAAGCAATTCGTTTGCGAGCGAATAGTAAAATAGCAACTTCTAATAAATTTTTAAAACAGATGACATCAAATGCAGTTTATTTAGGCGAATTGAGGGTAGAAGCTACACACCTTAAGTCAGGAGAAATTATGATTACAGATGCTCCTATAGATAACAATGGAAAGGGGGAAGCTTTTTCTCCTACGGATACAGTTGCTACCGCCTTAGCGACTTGTATGCTTACTATAATGGGAATTCGTGCCAGCAAAAAAGGAATTAACATCCAAGGAGCCAAAGCAGAAATCACCAAAACAATGGCTTCTAATCCTAGAAGAATTTCAAAAATAGAGGTGAAGATTTCCATGCCTAAGATTGGCATAGAGAGCAATTTTCAAGAACTTTTAGAAATGGCGGCAAAATCTTGCCCTGTAGCTCAAAGCATACATCCAGATATTGAACAAATCGTTGATTTTGTTTGGTGATTTGAAGAAAGTAATAGAATAACCAACAGATATAAAAAATTCCCCAACTGCTATCAATAGAGACTATTATAAAACTATTAATTACAAGATTATGCGCAGTTTATTAGGATTGCTGATTTTATGCTGCCTACTGGGGCAGACACAAGATTTACTTGCCCAAAAAAGAAAGGGAAGAAAAGAATACAAGGTTTTTGATGAAAACACCAAACCTCCAAATGGCTTTTTGGTAGATTTTTCCTACGGGGTTCATTTGCCATTTGCAGACATGGCAGAGAATTTTAAATATAACTTTTCATTAGCAGGGAAGATACAATATATTTTTTCAAACAATTTTGCAGTTGGATTGGTTGGAGATTATCAGTTTGTAGACGATTTAAAAACAGATGTTGTCGCAAACCTTAGAGAAGAAGAAGGTTCTATTATAGATCGATTTGGGCAATTGTCAGATGTTCATTTAGGACAACGTGGTTTTTTTCTAGGAGCTAGTGTAAGTTATCTAATTCCCGTACTTAAAAAATATAAGCGCTCAGGGATTGAGGTACGTTTTGAGGGAGGTTATCAGCAGCATTGGGTTCGGATAGAAGTCTTGGGAGGAGATATTTTTGCTCTATCTGATGAGTATAAAAAAGGGTATGATCGAATGACGACAGGTTTTGCTATGCGCCAATATATTGGTTACCGTCATTTGGATAAAAATCGCTTATTGAATTTCTTTGGAGGTTTTGATATTATGCAGGCTTTTACTAAAAATAGAAGAGGGTATAATTTTGATACAGGACAAGTAGACAATAAAGATCGAATTGATATTTTAATCGGCTTTCGTGTAGGAGTAACACTTCCTATTTATATTTATACTCCTGAAACACAAGAGGATATTCGCTTTTATTAGAATTAGAATCTATTTTTTACGCAAAGTATAAAACCTGCCCTCAATTTGACAAAAGGGGGCAGGTTTATTTTATTAGGAAATACTATCTTTCTTAACATTATCAACTTCTACCATCAAAACTTCATCCAGAAGAGAAATTTCTTTACCAATTTCAATTGGTAGGGGCAAAGCAGTAGTAGGAACCAATACAATCCCTTTATGTTCTTCGTCAATCTCAAATGGATCTGTAATCTCTAATCCATAAGTATCCAACAATAGTTTAAATTTACTATCTTTTTGGGTAGACATTTGTTCTAAATCACCATTATAGATAACTGTAAATGTTATTTTTTTTGCTTTTTCAGATTCTTCTAGAAATGCTCTTGTACTACTTTTTAGCTTTTCATTAGACATGGTATCTAAAATAGTTGTTCCAAATGAATTATCAATGACGGATTCATTACAACTTATGGTAATTGTGAAAAAAAATATAAAAGCTAAAATATTGGTAATTGAGGAAAATTTCATATTGATTGAATTATGGAATATTTGATGTGCATGTTATACCCTACGATATAATAAAATTCGTGCCTTATTTTAACTTGCTGATTTTTAATATGTTGTAAATTTACGTAATTGCTATTTATTTTCATAATAAAACAGTGTTAAAAGAAAATAAAATTTTGCAGTGGTTGAAGTTAAGCACTAGTAAACATAGCTTTACAAAAAATGCCTAAAAGGTTGTGCCCTATTAGAAAATGAACATAGGAACAAAGAAGGGGAAAACACAAAATTAACTTTTAGGATATAATACAATACATGTGGGACATTGTAACTGTATTATCACCAATATAATATAATTTCAACAAAAATTGAAACTATTTATTATAAATATCCAATTTTTTTTCATATTTCATAGGAAATTAAATCTATTATCTGTTGGTAAAGACCTCATAACCTATGAAATATGACTTTAGGTATTGATAAAGTATTAATACCTATTTATAAATAAGAATATACAAATTAAGTTGACCAATGATTATCACTTAGTAATCCTGATGATTATGAATGGCCGCTAAAAATTCTTTTTTGGTAGTGGGATTGTTAAACTTTCCGCTATATGCCGTGGTAATTGTACTACTAGAAATATCTTTTATCCCTCTAGAGGAGACGCACATATGTTTGGCATCAACATAAACAGCAACATCATCTGTACCTAAAGCTGTTTTTAATTCTTCGAGGATTTGCATGCTGAGTCGCTCTTGTACTTGAGGACGTTTAGCAAAGTATTGTACAATTCTATTTATTTTAGATAGCCCAATAACTTTTCCGTTTGCTATATATGCAACATGGGCTTTACCATAAATAGGTAAAAAATGATGTTCGCAGGTAGATTGTAACAGGATGTTTTTTTCAATCAACATCTCATTGTACTGATATTTGTTGTCAAAAAGAGCAATTTTAGGCTTATTAGCAGGATTTAAACCACTAAAAATTTCTTTAACATACATTTTTGCGACACGATATGGTGTACCTTTAAGACTATCATCTGTTAAGTCAAGCCCCAAGAGGTTCATAATTTCACGAAAATGTTTTTGTATCCTATCAATCTTTTCTTCATCAGAAAGCTCAAATGCGTCAGCACGCATAGGTGTATCTAGAGAGGTAAGAATGTGTTGATCGCCTATTTCTTCATAAATTTCGATCATTTTTTTGTCTAGGATTGGAGTTTTACCATTCTTCATTGGAAACAATTTGTATAGACCTTGTTAAAGCCTATTTTTTGAAAATATAAAATTTATACAACATAACACCTATATTTTTTGGTGGTAGTTAATTGGGAAAATACCCAGTAAGTTTGTATGCATTACTCATTATACTTTTAACGATAGAAAAAAAAATGTGTTCATCAAAAAGAAACTTTTATGCGTTAAAAGAGCGAAATGAGTAATTTTAAAAATAATTAAAATTTAACATTACTCTGTACAAAACATGCAGTAGCAAAGCTACTAAGTAAAAGATAGAAATACACAGAGTATTAATTTAATAAATAACACAAAAATAGTATCATTTCAGTTTTTTTCCTTAAAAAAGGAAAATTTATAGTACACTATTATACGAAATGAGAAAAAGAAGTTAAATAAAATTACAAAAAAATAAACTCCAATGGCTTGGATTGCTGCGTGAGATTCCTCATTTTGTTAG from Aureispira anguillae encodes:
- a CDS encoding YwbE family protein, which produces MDGRNRTDIKVGAEVAIVLKKDQATGLLTEGYVKNILTKSKFHPHGIKVRLDTGEVGRVKEILDDGE
- a CDS encoding formylglycine-generating enzyme family protein encodes the protein MGTIHKKIDQAIIDDLLVTIPRGTVDMRDDRTKKTWSVNIDCFKLSKFPITQALYRTVTGNNPSTFMGDQLPIETVSWIDAVNFCNELSESFGKDKCYTIDVTTGIAALNSEANGFRLPTEAEWQYACQAGTKDIRHGALNEIAWFKDNSNNQTQAVGQKKPNNWGLYDMLGNVWEWCSDIYDETVYGTYRVFRGGGWCDQERSVMATTRRRSHPFSFKIDDLGFRIGMNSKK
- a CDS encoding DUF4197 domain-containing protein, translated to MKRITIWMFCFLTAFSLSNCDTVQDIVNTTLGSSSSSGGGLSNDQIVSGLKQALIQGTSNGVNVLSVKDGFFKNAAVKVLFPPEAQKVEKTLRDVGAGQIVDLAVEKINRAAEDAAKGAKDIFINAITKMTVNDAMNILMGADNACTNYLRKSTSSALFTSFNPVIKKSLNQVGASDAWGTVMTNYNRIPFVEKINPDLDDYVTNKAMDGVFHMIEKEEKLIRKDPVKRVTDLLKKVFGMQDKK
- a CDS encoding TraB/GumN family protein; protein product: MRFYLFCIFSLLGAKCSHAQFNHTIYHTVLWEVKDTVHDKTSYILGTSHAFGSKFFHTMSTAYKKLKQADLVLLQTIGNDANLWTVVKDRVDNPTLEKLLNRSELQFIAEKFQGKPYQKLHLHELDLYLSLEYFRDVCEGCSERDDFRNMDTYIENLAAMYNIPTKGFEKGEDRFKQLKEEYVPRNSEILQIKRLKILIKGLKSNHHTLEDECDFVMDYRDMELPFAFRDPCPTIYPLITERNKQWADLLPQYLEEHNCFVAIGWYHLRYDCGLLMQLLDKGFEIRPIDMWN
- a CDS encoding S9 family peptidase — its product is MRVLWIIIVTFIAFEVTAQDKELTLEDAVIGQWRQFYPTHISNLVWRAEGDVVTFRSEDAKKIMTQKVGSKEATELFNLDALNKALGEELSAMPFIRWEAEREFSFKYGGQLFGMLLTGNKITKKNVVSMPKAANIDYHKASQQVAFTKDHNLWIQNKEGDEVAVTTSEDANIVSGQAIARHEFGISKGTFWSPNGAFLAFYQKNEIDVADYPLLDISTTPGSLKTIKYPMAGQKSEYASIGIYDTKTNKTVYLKVKGPKDQYLTNLGWGPEEKFVYVAVVNREQNHAWLNKYDALTGDFIKTLFEEKHSKYVEPEHPVWFIPGNNKEFLWWSERDGFMHLHRFNTDGKYLGQVTKGKWVTLNILGLDHTGKNILVTGTDESGLNTTLYSAPLAGGKASKRLVQTDGIHRFSLSSSKKYVVDNYSDIKTPHISRIIDLKEKTKNTLHIAKNPYEGYKIAKPELLTLKAKDGTPLQARMIKPADFDPTKKYPVIVYVYGGPHAQMVKNSWLASASLWMYHAANKGYLVFTLDNRGSANRGLEFENVIHRQLSKNEMEDQMVGVDYLKTLPYADTDKMAVHGWSYGGFMTTSLMLKYPDVFKVGVAGGPVTDWNYYEVMYGERYMDKPEENPEGYKETQLKNYVKNLKGDLLLIHGTVDDVVVMQHNLALVQAFVDNGILMDFFPYPMHPHNVRGKDRIHLMNKVLTYIDEKLAK
- a CDS encoding DEAD/DEAH box helicase encodes the protein MTFEELELDYDLLDALDYMGFVNATPIQEQAIPLILEGQDLIACAQTGTGKTAAFILPILNKLAENPTPQTNTLVICPTRELAIQIEKQVQGFAYFVGVSSIAVYGGSGGDDFAQQKRALTQGSNIIVATPGKLISHLNLGYVKFENVEHLILDEADRMLDMGFLEDIQKIISYLPKKRQNLMFSATMAPKIRTLANQILTKPQTINIALDKPAEGVLQAAYLTYDHQKTPLIHSLLADKPEYERILIFTSTKRKVFDIVRSLRKEGYSVAGISSDLDQDSREKVLLEFKQKTVRILVATDILSRGVDIKDINLVINYDVPGDAADYVHRVGRTARASTTGVALTLVNEDDMYKFSRIEKLIESKIPQIRLPQALGDGPEYKLRGGGRKKKYNNKNKNANRSKGTNYRKKTGNRNSKNKSQKTKNK
- the folB gene encoding dihydroneopterin aldolase, giving the protein MGLIALEGMEFYAYHGFYEEEQLIGGDYIIDVYLDTDFDAASYNDELDVTINYETIYRIVKVEMQKNSKLLEAIARRIIEKIIGICKTVQAIKIRVTKKHPPLGASVQRAFIELEESYVVQCNKCKRPFLSHHHGDCWTKHGQIYPETRATLTRTFGPNICYNCLLPHFIKARKD